A region from the Bacteroidota bacterium genome encodes:
- a CDS encoding PKD domain-containing protein, which translates to MKKILTPIFILLLSSTSLMASLPDCHADFDFTVVGATVDFADDSESETGDISYAWTFGDGSTSTEANPTHIYAEPGTYTVCLVIETTGGCSDDKCEIIVIGGGVFCAAGFEYVVTGLTTTFEDGSESAPGDIVSYSWSFGDGGTSTFINPTHTYASEGTYNVCLSIVTSDGCEDVTCFPVTIGGGGAECEANFEFNTDGLTATFDDITVGDVTSWLWTFGDGTESTEENPTHTYATIGTYNVCLIVTTADGCIADICMTVVVEDGGGIECDVNFDYEADGLTIYFNSNTDPGPGDVDAYVWNFGDGTFGDGENPIHTYSEPGIYTVCVTVYFFGGCVSEFCYEVYVGEILECTAMYEVTSMDSGNVHFYGWVEPTADLVTYVWDFGDGTTFTETTAGTPSDPWHTYTEPGVYLVCVTIETGAGCVDEYCSEIVIEDGADCLSHFEFNTDGLDANFYETATGDVVEYFWDFGDGETSDEANPDHNYDDPGIYNVCLTINTITGCTDMYCHIVEVSEGGGDCESDYEFTDIGLMVSFFETADGGGEDITSYFWSFGDGTFSDDANPTHTYTEEGGYLVCLTITTADGCTSTFCDEINVEEGGAGDCEASFVITSLELTPDGWLATFDNTSVAGADIVSVIWYFGDGTTATTYDAEHLYLEPGEDYVICIVITTADGCVSEFCDEFLIGGDGGECEADFDWDDDGLTVDFTEDADGAGADIISYIWTFDDGTGDYGAEVTHTYDISGEYEVCLTIITSDSCIDTHCEEVDVEGIPAPCTAGFEIESFEETPDGWVIVFTNTSEGTGPGSENYHWYFGDGGVSEAINPDHLYETPGIYTICVTIGEDGADCFDEYCEEIFIGGDDDCANLDLIDSTYECIEIYEPVCGCDGVTYSNSCFAEYYGGVLFWSEGACDGTAIEEENIFGFVQLSPNPAQNEVQLKYTLQSNADVRIYVMNMVGQQLNELINKPMVAGSYNLQFNTTDLASGIYLINIVAGNEQSVQKLVISK; encoded by the coding sequence ATGAAAAAAATTTTAACTCCAATTTTTATTCTGCTCCTCAGCAGCACAAGTTTAATGGCATCACTTCCTGATTGCCATGCCGATTTTGACTTCACCGTTGTTGGTGCAACAGTAGATTTCGCAGATGACAGCGAGTCGGAAACCGGTGATATAAGTTATGCATGGACCTTTGGTGATGGCAGTACTTCCACCGAAGCAAATCCAACCCATATTTATGCAGAACCCGGTACTTATACAGTTTGTCTGGTAATAGAAACCACAGGCGGATGTAGCGACGATAAATGTGAAATTATTGTAATTGGCGGAGGTGTATTTTGTGCTGCAGGATTTGAATATGTGGTAACAGGTTTAACAACTACTTTTGAAGACGGATCTGAATCCGCTCCGGGAGATATTGTCAGTTATTCCTGGAGTTTTGGTGATGGAGGTACTTCTACTTTTATTAATCCTACACATACTTATGCTTCTGAAGGAACATATAATGTTTGTTTAAGTATTGTTACATCCGATGGTTGTGAAGATGTTACTTGTTTTCCTGTTACCATTGGTGGTGGCGGAGCAGAGTGTGAAGCGAATTTTGAATTTAATACAGATGGATTAACTGCAACATTTGATGATATTACTGTTGGTGATGTTACAAGTTGGTTATGGACATTTGGTGATGGTACGGAATCAACAGAAGAAAATCCAACGCATACATATGCAACTATCGGAACATATAATGTTTGTTTAATTGTTACAACTGCCGATGGCTGTATTGCAGATATTTGTATGACAGTTGTTGTAGAAGATGGAGGAGGAATTGAATGTGATGTTAATTTTGATTATGAAGCAGATGGACTTACCATTTATTTTAATAGTAATACCGACCCTGGTCCGGGAGATGTTGATGCCTATGTTTGGAATTTTGGAGATGGAACATTTGGTGATGGAGAAAATCCAATTCATACTTATTCCGAACCCGGAATTTATACGGTATGTGTTACCGTTTACTTTTTCGGTGGATGTGTTTCAGAATTTTGTTATGAAGTGTATGTTGGTGAAATATTAGAATGCACTGCCATGTATGAAGTAACTTCCATGGATAGTGGCAATGTACATTTTTACGGTTGGGTTGAACCCACTGCAGACCTTGTAACATATGTTTGGGATTTTGGTGATGGAACTACATTTACAGAAACCACTGCAGGAACTCCTTCTGATCCATGGCATACTTATACTGAACCTGGAGTTTATCTTGTTTGTGTTACGATAGAAACCGGAGCTGGTTGTGTGGATGAATATTGCAGTGAAATAGTAATAGAAGATGGCGCCGATTGTTTATCTCATTTTGAATTCAACACAGATGGATTGGATGCCAATTTTTATGAAACTGCAACCGGTGATGTAGTAGAATATTTCTGGGACTTTGGTGATGGAGAAACATCAGATGAAGCAAACCCTGATCATAATTATGACGACCCCGGTATATATAATGTTTGTTTAACAATTAATACAATTACAGGTTGCACAGATATGTATTGCCATATTGTTGAAGTGTCGGAAGGTGGAGGAGATTGTGAATCTGATTATGAATTTACTGATATCGGATTAATGGTTAGTTTTTTTGAAACTGCCGATGGTGGTGGTGAAGACATCACATCTTATTTTTGGAGTTTTGGTGATGGAACATTTTCTGATGATGCAAATCCTACACATACTTATACAGAAGAAGGTGGATATTTAGTTTGTTTAACAATAACCACAGCTGATGGGTGTACTTCAACATTCTGTGATGAAATAAATGTAGAAGAAGGTGGTGCGGGAGATTGTGAGGCATCATTTGTTATTACATCTTTAGAATTAACTCCGGATGGTTGGCTTGCAACATTTGATAATACTTCCGTTGCAGGTGCCGATATCGTTTCTGTGATATGGTATTTTGGTGATGGCACCACTGCAACTACTTATGATGCAGAACATCTTTATTTAGAACCCGGAGAAGACTATGTAATTTGTATCGTAATTACAACTGCCGATGGTTGTGTTTCCGAATTCTGCGATGAATTTCTTATTGGTGGAGATGGTGGCGAATGTGAGGCTGATTTTGATTGGGATGATGATGGTTTAACTGTTGATTTTACAGAAGATGCCGATGGTGCCGGAGCTGATATTATTAGTTATATCTGGACATTTGATGATGGCACCGGCGACTATGGAGCTGAGGTTACGCATACTTATGATATTTCCGGTGAATACGAAGTTTGTCTCACCATTATTACTTCCGATAGTTGTATTGATACACATTGCGAAGAGGTGGATGTGGAAGGAATTCCTGCACCTTGCACAGCAGGTTTCGAAATTGAAAGTTTTGAAGAAACTCCTGATGGATGGGTAATTGTTTTCACAAATACTTCTGAAGGTACCGGACCGGGATCAGAAAATTATCATTGGTATTTTGGAGATGGTGGTGTAAGTGAAGCAATTAATCCTGATCACTTATATGAAACTCCTGGTATTTATACAATTTGTGTAACAATTGGTGAAGATGGTGCAGATTGTTTTGATGAATATTGTGAAGAAATATTTATTGGTGGCGATGATGATTGTGCAAATCTGGATCTGATCGATTCCACTTACGAATGTATCGAAATTTACGAACCGGTTTGTGGTTGCGATGGAGTTACTTATAGCAATTCTTGTTTTGCTGAATATTACGGAGGAGTTCTTTTCTGGTCGGAAGGTGCATGTGATGGAACTGCAATTGAAGAAGAAAATATTTTCGGATTTGTTCAGCTATCGCCTAACCCTGCTCAAAATGAAGTGCAATTAAAATACACTTTACAATCAAATGCAGATGTTCGGATTTATGTTATGAATATGGTGGGGCAACAATTAAACGAATTAATAAATAAACCGATGGTTGCAGGAAGTTATAATTTACAATTTAATACAACCGATCTTGCCTCAGGAATTTATTTAATAAATATTGTTGCAGGAAACGAACAATCGGTTCAGAAATTAGTGATATCCAAATAG
- a CDS encoding T9SS type A sorting domain-containing protein, whose protein sequence is MQFISELFNRLKPLYAAVIVLFANSMLTAQTIPITVDDTIRLCEGTAFTIDVLLNDTNDAGEVLEVDILAGPSSPLIDYDDELLPEGTYDIFVDAGFIGEDVMVYEVCGEDDELCAIGLIVIIVAGADNCVWPGDANVDSICNYLDLLPIGVYFGNNGPTRYDIDGTWEESYCDEWEDLVEYYIAPNAKFADCNGDGYIDASDTLVIVSNYGQTHGDYIPEAFIGGPDDPILGVDFFSDTIEAGSEIIIPLLLGTDDTPASNIYGLAFEFDYDETLIDASSVKVTFNSGWLGTPGTDLISIQSNDTINGIISVSVTRINQISRSGSGHVGEVSFVMEDNIAGKLTNQISSPVNFCISFPQTINNFGVPVNINPICDSIIVFQITDGIENYLQNNSYVYPNPADEMVNVLLGEKITGTCIVQNMFGQTVEMEQINNSEKVTFSTKDFAAGTYTITIQTEKTVFTKKIILQH, encoded by the coding sequence ATGCAGTTTATTTCGGAACTCTTTAATAGATTAAAGCCACTTTATGCTGCTGTAATAGTGTTGTTCGCCAATTCAATGCTTACAGCCCAAACTATACCGATCACAGTTGATGATACTATCAGACTGTGTGAAGGCACAGCTTTTACCATCGACGTATTACTAAACGATACAAATGATGCAGGGGAAGTTCTTGAGGTTGATATCCTGGCTGGCCCATCCAGTCCACTTATCGACTATGATGATGAATTATTACCGGAAGGCACTTACGACATTTTTGTAGATGCCGGCTTTATTGGTGAGGATGTTATGGTTTATGAGGTTTGTGGCGAGGATGATGAACTTTGTGCCATTGGTTTGATCGTAATTATTGTAGCCGGAGCTGATAATTGTGTTTGGCCTGGTGATGCCAACGTGGACAGTATCTGTAATTACCTCGATCTGTTGCCAATTGGTGTGTATTTCGGTAATAATGGCCCAACCCGTTACGATATCGATGGTACCTGGGAAGAATCTTATTGTGATGAATGGGAAGATCTTGTAGAATATTATATAGCTCCCAATGCAAAATTTGCCGATTGTAATGGCGATGGCTATATAGATGCATCAGATACCCTTGTTATCGTTAGTAATTATGGTCAAACGCACGGCGATTATATTCCGGAAGCTTTTATCGGAGGACCGGATGATCCAATTCTTGGTGTAGATTTCTTTTCTGATACCATTGAAGCGGGAAGTGAAATAATTATACCTCTTCTATTAGGAACAGATGATACACCTGCTTCCAATATTTATGGTTTGGCATTCGAATTTGATTATGATGAAACATTAATAGATGCTTCCAGTGTAAAAGTAACTTTTAATTCAGGCTGGCTCGGAACTCCCGGTACTGATCTGATTTCCATTCAAAGTAACGACACTATAAATGGAATTATAAGTGTTTCCGTAACCAGAATTAATCAGATATCAAGATCAGGCAGCGGCCATGTTGGTGAAGTGAGTTTTGTAATGGAAGATAATATTGCAGGTAAACTTACCAATCAAATTTCTTCTCCTGTAAATTTCTGTATCAGTTTTCCTCAAACAATAAATAATTTCGGAGTACCAGTTAATATTAATCCTATTTGCGATTCTATTATTGTATTCCAGATAACTGATGGAATTGAAAATTATTTGCAGAATAATTCTTATGTATATCCTAATCCTGCTGATGAAATGGTAAATGTTTTATTGGGGGAAAAAATTACAGGAACTTGTATTGTGCAAAATATGTTCGGACAAACCGTTGAAATGGAACAGATAAATAATTCAGAAAAAGTTACATTTTCTACTAAAGATTTCGCAGCCGGAACTTATACAATAACCATTCAAACAGAAAAAACTGTATTTACTAAAAAAATAATCTTACAACATTAA
- a CDS encoding aspartate aminotransferase family protein, which produces MRNLFLNHVAQTSNTPLMLEIDRADGCWLYDVDGKKYLDLISGIAVSNIGHNNKKVKEAITSQLDKYMHVMVYGEFVESPQVKYAKWLSDHLPENLSSVYFTNSGSEAVEGAIKLAKRYSGRTEVISFKNSYHGSTMGALSAGNTEERKNAFRPLIPDNRILTYNNFEDIKFITEKTACVLIEPIQAEAGVILPEENYLSAIRKKCSEVGALLMFDECQTGFGRTGNLFAFQKFNIIPDVLILGKAVGGGMPLGAFISSREIMQVFTENPFLGHITTFGGHPVCCAAGVAAAHVLLNFNLIDQVEKKAQLFKEKLIHPKIQSIRNCGLLFAIQFDSSDYNLQLNKKLIEKGLLVDWFLFASDCLRIAPPLIISDEEISDACEIIVGALNEE; this is translated from the coding sequence ATGCGAAATCTTTTTTTAAACCATGTCGCTCAAACAAGCAATACTCCATTAATGTTGGAAATTGATCGTGCGGATGGATGTTGGTTGTATGATGTGGATGGAAAAAAATATCTCGATCTTATTTCCGGAATTGCTGTGAGTAATATCGGACACAATAATAAAAAAGTTAAGGAGGCGATAACATCACAACTCGATAAATACATGCATGTAATGGTGTATGGAGAATTTGTGGAGTCGCCGCAAGTTAAATATGCCAAGTGGTTGTCAGATCATTTACCGGAAAATTTGAGTTCCGTTTATTTTACAAATTCGGGGAGCGAGGCGGTGGAAGGTGCAATTAAATTGGCGAAAAGATATAGCGGTAGAACGGAAGTTATTTCTTTTAAAAATTCCTATCATGGAAGTACCATGGGTGCTTTAAGTGCTGGAAATACCGAAGAAAGAAAAAATGCATTTCGCCCTTTAATTCCGGATAATAGAATATTGACTTATAATAATTTTGAGGATATTAAATTTATTACAGAAAAAACTGCCTGTGTTTTAATAGAACCCATTCAGGCAGAAGCTGGTGTGATTTTACCGGAAGAAAACTATTTGTCTGCCATAAGAAAAAAATGTTCGGAGGTTGGAGCATTATTAATGTTTGATGAATGTCAGACAGGTTTCGGAAGAACAGGAAATTTATTTGCCTTTCAAAAATTTAATATCATTCCAGATGTATTAATTCTTGGAAAAGCAGTAGGAGGAGGAATGCCACTCGGAGCATTTATTTCATCACGTGAAATAATGCAGGTGTTCACCGAAAATCCATTTCTCGGCCACATTACAACCTTCGGAGGCCATCCGGTATGTTGCGCAGCCGGAGTAGCAGCGGCGCATGTATTATTGAATTTCAATCTAATAGATCAGGTAGAAAAAAAGGCACAATTATTTAAAGAAAAATTAATCCATCCAAAAATTCAATCCATTCGCAATTGCGGATTACTCTTCGCAATACAATTTGATAGCTCAGATTATAATCTACAATTAAATAAAAAATTAATCGAAAAGGGATTATTGGTAGATTGGTTTTTGTTTGCTTCCGATTGTCTGCGTATAGCTCCGCCGCTGATAATTTCGGATGAAGAAATTAGTGATGCGTGTGAGATTATTGTTGGTGCGCTGAATGAGGAATAG
- a CDS encoding S1/P1 Nuclease codes for MKKILCLSLLLSVIVTFAAAPTPWGFWGHQRINKMALYTLPEDLFGFYKPYIEYITEHAVDPDKRRYAFKEEAPRHYIDVDHYGESPFPAIPRKWNDAVVKFSEDSLNAYGIVPWHIERMMFRLTKAFQDKDINYILKTSADLGHYVGDVHVPLHCTENYNGQKTNQVGIHGFWESRIPEMMGENFDYLTGKAEFIPDINAKVWEIVLKSHSMVDSVLGMEKQLNAEFPSDQKYSYETRGASTVRVYSKEYTEKYNDMLDNMVERRMRESIITLGSFYLTAWINAGKPNLTGIEVRAWTAEELKEMEELDNAFKKGEDKGTFKDDDH; via the coding sequence ATGAAAAAAATACTCTGTTTATCCCTTTTACTTTCAGTGATCGTAACCTTTGCCGCCGCTCCAACGCCGTGGGGATTTTGGGGGCATCAGCGCATTAATAAAATGGCATTGTATACATTGCCGGAAGACCTGTTTGGATTTTATAAACCGTATATCGAATATATCACTGAACATGCTGTGGATCCGGATAAAAGGAGATATGCATTCAAGGAAGAGGCACCTCGACATTATATAGATGTTGATCACTACGGAGAATCTCCTTTTCCTGCAATTCCGCGTAAATGGAATGATGCTGTTGTAAAATTTTCGGAGGATAGTTTAAATGCATATGGAATAGTTCCCTGGCATATTGAAAGAATGATGTTTCGTTTAACAAAAGCATTTCAGGATAAAGACATAAATTATATTTTAAAAACTTCTGCCGATCTCGGACATTATGTTGGTGATGTTCATGTGCCTTTGCATTGCACAGAAAACTATAACGGACAAAAAACAAATCAGGTTGGAATTCACGGATTTTGGGAATCGAGAATTCCGGAAATGATGGGGGAGAATTTTGATTATTTAACCGGTAAAGCAGAATTTATTCCCGATATAAATGCTAAGGTTTGGGAAATTGTTTTAAAAAGTCACAGCATGGTAGATTCTGTTTTAGGAATGGAAAAACAATTAAATGCAGAATTTCCATCCGACCAAAAATATAGTTATGAAACTCGCGGCGCATCCACAGTTCGTGTTTATTCAAAAGAGTACACCGAAAAATATAACGATATGCTCGACAATATGGTAGAGCGAAGAATGCGTGAATCGATAATTACCTTAGGTAGTTTTTATTTAACAGCATGGATAAATGCCGGCAAACCAAATCTCACCGGAATTGAAGTTCGCGCATGGACAGCAGAAGAATTAAAAGAAATGGAAGAGCTGGATAATGCATTTAAGAAAGGGGAGGATAAGGGGACGTTTAAGGATGATGATCATTGA
- a CDS encoding glycosyltransferase, with the protein MIKLSVIIVNYNVKYFLEQAIQSVIKACENIETEIIVVDNNSVDGSVEFIESKFIGARKDLKPEIKIIANKQNTGFAKANNQGLQIAKGKYILLLNPDTVVEEDTFEKCLSFMDAHADAGALGVKMIDGKGIFLPESKRAFPSPEVAFYKAFGLAALFPRSKVFGKYHLGYIGENETCEVDVLAGAFMLLRKDVLDKIGFLDEDFFMYGEDIDLSYRIVKAGYKNYYFPETRIIHYKGESTKKASFNYVKMFYNAMKIFANKHFSGRRAGIFVMLLNIAIYFRALIAGIVRLFKKIAIPFLDAIIIFGGLVLIKEYWEYYVKYIEGGEYPIQYLLVNAPLYCLIWILSIYISGGYDRTTNITKIVRGIFWGTLVIAAVYGFFPEQYRFSRGMIIAGAAYSVFVLLLYRSFIHFVKYRNFRFGEEPDKKILIIGNSEETKRAHQLLNQLQLGNQIVGYVTMEKNSKNEDLVLGSVESLKELTSVYKANELIFCAKDISSQEIINWMVALGQNIDYKIIPDQSLSIIGSNSKNTAGDIYTVDIKLKISLPEQRRAKRFTDIFLSFVFLIASPILVFFVKNKVGFFRNIFLVIKGKNSWVGYYRKSGAADSSEVNANTSALPAIKPGVLHPLPNFDTDRENELMIARINFIYAKDYRVSDDLEIIISALPKLGDKAPLF; encoded by the coding sequence ATGATCAAACTCAGTGTAATAATTGTTAATTACAATGTTAAGTATTTTCTTGAACAGGCCATTCAATCTGTAATAAAGGCCTGTGAAAATATAGAAACAGAAATTATTGTGGTTGATAATAATTCCGTTGATGGCAGTGTGGAATTTATTGAATCCAAATTTATCGGTGCAAGAAAAGATCTGAAACCCGAAATTAAAATAATAGCAAACAAACAAAATACGGGATTCGCCAAAGCAAATAATCAGGGATTACAGATCGCAAAAGGGAAATATATTTTATTATTAAATCCGGATACCGTAGTGGAAGAAGACACTTTTGAAAAATGTCTTTCTTTTATGGATGCACACGCTGATGCAGGGGCTTTAGGGGTGAAAATGATAGATGGCAAGGGGATATTTCTTCCCGAAAGCAAAAGGGCATTCCCGAGTCCTGAAGTTGCATTCTACAAGGCCTTTGGTTTAGCAGCATTGTTTCCGAGGTCCAAAGTCTTTGGCAAATATCATCTTGGTTATATTGGAGAAAATGAGACGTGTGAAGTGGATGTACTTGCAGGGGCATTTATGCTTTTGCGAAAAGATGTATTGGATAAAATAGGATTTTTGGATGAAGATTTTTTCATGTATGGAGAAGATATTGATCTGAGTTACCGCATTGTAAAAGCCGGATATAAAAATTATTATTTTCCGGAAACCAGGATCATACATTACAAAGGCGAAAGCACCAAAAAAGCTAGTTTTAATTATGTGAAAATGTTTTATAATGCAATGAAAATATTTGCAAATAAACATTTTTCAGGTCGACGGGCAGGAATATTTGTAATGTTGTTAAATATTGCTATTTATTTCCGAGCATTAATTGCGGGCATAGTCCGTTTATTTAAAAAAATTGCCATTCCATTTCTCGATGCCATTATTATTTTCGGAGGATTGGTACTGATAAAAGAATATTGGGAATATTATGTTAAATATATAGAGGGAGGTGAATATCCGATACAGTATTTACTCGTAAATGCACCATTATATTGTTTAATATGGATTTTATCTATTTATATAAGTGGCGGTTACGATCGGACCACTAATATTACAAAAATTGTGCGCGGTATATTTTGGGGTACACTTGTGATTGCAGCGGTGTATGGTTTCTTTCCCGAACAGTATCGTTTTTCCAGAGGTATGATCATTGCGGGTGCGGCCTACAGTGTTTTTGTTTTATTGTTATACCGGTCGTTCATTCATTTTGTTAAATACCGCAATTTCAGATTTGGCGAAGAACCGGATAAAAAAATATTGATCATCGGAAATAGTGAAGAAACTAAAAGAGCGCATCAATTGCTCAACCAATTGCAATTGGGAAATCAGATAGTTGGATATGTAACAATGGAAAAAAATTCCAAAAATGAAGACCTTGTTTTGGGATCTGTGGAATCGTTAAAAGAACTTACTTCTGTTTATAAAGCCAACGAATTGATATTTTGTGCTAAAGATATCAGCAGTCAGGAGATCATAAACTGGATGGTGGCACTCGGGCAAAATATCGACTACAAAATAATTCCGGATCAAAGTTTAAGTATTATCGGAAGCAATTCCAAAAATACTGCAGGAGATATTTATACGGTTGACATTAAACTAAAAATAAGTTTGCCGGAACAACGGAGGGCAAAAAGATTTACCGATATATTTTTGTCATTTGTATTTTTAATCGCATCACCCATTTTAGTATTTTTCGTGAAAAACAAAGTTGGATTTTTCAGAAATATATTTTTAGTGATAAAAGGTAAAAATTCATGGGTAGGTTATTACCGAAAAAGTGGTGCCGCTGATTCTTCCGAAGTAAACGCAAATACTTCTGCTTTGCCAGCAATTAAACCCGGTGTTTTACACCCACTTCCGAACTTTGATACCGATCGCGAAAATGAGCTTATGATAGCGAGGATCAATTTTATTTATGCTAAAGATTATCGCGTATCCGATGATCTGGAAATAATTATTTCTGCTCTCCCAAAACTGGGTGATAAGGCACCTTTATTTTAA